From a single Corynebacterium kroppenstedtii DSM 44385 genomic region:
- the rfbB gene encoding dTDP-glucose 4,6-dehydratase: protein MRTVLVTGGAGFIGSNFVHYTRAHYPDVKVVVLDALTYAGNPESLKPDANLAGAGSATSPDSDLCELVVGDVCDQPLVDKLVESADQVVHFAAESHNDNSLREPAPFLRTNIEGTVTVASACVKYDVPLHHISTDEVFGDLPIGSDERFTESSPYRPSSPYSASKASADHIVRAWVRSFGLKATISNCSNNYGPRQHPEKLIPRQIIGLIGGRRPRVYGTGENVRDWIHVDDHNSAVWTIIDAARRDPALYGRTFLIGADGERSNLEIVGDLLEAFGRPRDDFVHVTDRPGHDRRYAIDPTQLRTELGWEPTHFLADGLRETIEWYRSHRTWWEVAAKAAEEKYALTEREIG, encoded by the coding sequence ATGCGCACTGTCTTGGTTACCGGCGGAGCTGGTTTCATCGGCTCGAATTTCGTTCATTACACCCGGGCGCACTATCCCGACGTGAAAGTCGTCGTCCTCGACGCGTTGACCTACGCCGGTAATCCGGAGAGCTTAAAGCCCGACGCCAACCTCGCAGGTGCGGGATCCGCTACATCGCCTGACTCCGACCTTTGCGAACTGGTCGTCGGCGATGTGTGCGACCAGCCCCTCGTCGACAAGTTGGTGGAGTCGGCCGATCAAGTTGTGCATTTCGCCGCGGAGAGCCACAACGATAACTCTCTGCGGGAGCCGGCGCCGTTCCTCAGGACCAATATCGAGGGCACGGTGACGGTGGCGTCGGCGTGCGTGAAGTACGACGTTCCGCTGCATCACATTTCGACGGACGAAGTGTTTGGTGATCTCCCGATCGGTTCGGATGAGCGCTTCACGGAGAGTTCGCCGTATCGCCCGTCGTCGCCGTATTCGGCGTCGAAGGCGTCGGCGGATCATATAGTCCGCGCGTGGGTGCGCAGTTTTGGGCTGAAGGCCACGATCTCGAACTGTTCGAATAATTACGGGCCCCGGCAGCACCCGGAGAAGCTGATCCCGCGGCAGATCATCGGGCTCATTGGCGGGCGGCGGCCGCGCGTGTACGGCACGGGCGAGAATGTGCGCGATTGGATCCATGTGGACGATCACAACAGTGCCGTGTGGACCATTATCGACGCTGCCCGCCGCGATCCAGCGCTGTACGGCCGCACGTTTCTTATCGGTGCTGATGGCGAGCGCTCCAACCTGGAGATCGTGGGGGATCTTCTTGAGGCATTTGGCCGGCCCCGCGACGATTTCGTGCATGTCACGGATCGGCCGGGGCATGATCGTCGGTACGCGATCGACCCAACGCAGCTCCGCACCGAGCTGGGGTGGGAGCCTACTCATTTTCTTGCCGACGGTCTGCGCGAGACGATTGAGTGGTATCGGAGCCATCGCACGTGGTGGGAGGTTGCGGCCAAGGCTGCTGAGGAAAAGTATGCGCTCACCGAGAGGGAGATCGGGTAG
- a CDS encoding DUF3349 domain-containing protein — protein sequence MSTGSHPTSESTPNRRSTTNTDATDKGTTDSGATKKDPTPTGTFSAATQRAIDEQRELEHKHWLLRFIEWLRVGYPAAVPDGDAGAIMYVLKQDLREEDIDRIAATIVAKQDAHRDQGKPITEQEIHRYIETTMSQTPTEDDLARVRAKLHDGGFDVAGA from the coding sequence ATGAGCACTGGTTCACACCCCACCTCAGAATCCACCCCGAACCGAAGATCCACTACCAACACAGACGCCACTGACAAAGGCACCACCGACAGCGGTGCCACCAAGAAAGACCCCACTCCAACTGGGACTTTTTCAGCGGCAACCCAACGAGCCATCGACGAACAACGAGAGCTGGAACATAAACACTGGCTGCTCCGTTTCATTGAGTGGTTACGCGTTGGATATCCAGCAGCTGTTCCCGACGGTGACGCCGGTGCGATCATGTACGTCCTCAAGCAAGATCTACGCGAAGAGGACATTGACCGGATAGCTGCGACCATCGTCGCTAAGCAGGATGCCCACCGTGACCAGGGAAAACCTATTACCGAGCAGGAAATTCACCGCTATATTGAGACGACAATGTCTCAAACGCCGACGGAGGACGATCTTGCCCGCGTGAGGGCAAAACTCCATGATGGCGGTTTCGACGTCGCTGGTGCGTAA
- a CDS encoding 1,4-dihydroxy-2-naphthoate polyprenyltransferase has product MPHTPEQPSTPDSSSSDNSSEFDGRASSRRTHPRTPSRTVTAHDWLEAARPHTWANGFAPVIAGTGAAALTGQASIIRAILAAIVGWFLVIGVNYANDYSDGIRGTDDDRSGPFRLTASGLVQPYGVKHAAFMAFGVAALAGLVLCAISGHWWLILVGAACVVAAWFYTGGKHPYGYRGLGEVAVFVFFGLVAVLGTQYTQADHVNWAGVAIAVAIGSVSAAVNLANNLRDIPSDEATGKITLAVRLGDRGSRTLWCILAAMPVVASILLAFIATPWALIGLVAAPVLGLAARPIVSHAEGKDLIPVLGMTGRAMVVWALVTTLALWLG; this is encoded by the coding sequence ATGCCCCACACTCCCGAGCAGCCCAGCACACCGGACTCATCGTCCTCCGACAACAGCTCCGAGTTCGACGGCCGCGCGTCCTCGCGACGCACACATCCGCGCACACCTTCACGCACGGTGACCGCCCACGATTGGCTCGAGGCCGCCCGCCCGCACACCTGGGCCAACGGCTTTGCCCCCGTCATCGCAGGTACGGGGGCCGCAGCGCTCACGGGGCAGGCGTCGATAATACGGGCGATCCTTGCTGCGATCGTCGGCTGGTTCCTGGTTATTGGGGTCAATTATGCCAATGACTACTCGGACGGGATCCGGGGTACCGACGACGACCGCTCCGGGCCGTTCCGGTTGACCGCATCGGGCCTGGTGCAGCCCTATGGCGTTAAGCACGCAGCGTTTATGGCGTTCGGCGTGGCAGCGCTGGCGGGCCTGGTGTTGTGCGCGATCAGTGGGCACTGGTGGCTGATCCTGGTGGGCGCTGCCTGCGTGGTGGCCGCATGGTTCTACACCGGCGGCAAGCACCCCTACGGGTACCGCGGATTGGGCGAAGTGGCCGTCTTTGTGTTCTTCGGGCTGGTCGCCGTGCTGGGTACGCAATACACGCAGGCCGACCACGTTAACTGGGCGGGGGTGGCGATCGCGGTAGCTATCGGCTCGGTCTCGGCCGCGGTGAACTTAGCGAATAACCTACGCGACATACCTAGCGACGAAGCCACGGGCAAAATCACCCTCGCGGTGCGTCTGGGAGACCGCGGGAGCCGGACGCTGTGGTGCATCCTCGCGGCCATGCCTGTTGTGGCGTCGATACTTCTGGCCTTTATTGCAACGCCGTGGGCTCTGATCGGGCTGGTAGCAGCGCCGGTTCTGGGGCTGGCTGCGCGACCGATCGTTTCCCACGCCGAGGGGAAAGACCTCATTCCTGTGCTCGGAATGACCGGGCGGGCCATGGTGGTGTGGGCCCTTGTCACCACGCTCGCGCTCTGGTTGGGGTAG
- the ccsB gene encoding c-type cytochrome biogenesis protein CcsB codes for MPVNKTLASFSDFSFKVAFAVYVIGLIVMLAYYVRERMLQEAYEDASRREESQSGGQGTQVQAASDKELVGASATKSGVASEASESGVASVSVGAGTGTDDVASTTSADSSSRGGSRARSLWGRVAHDRPVMSQAELDARQDSVDRLGTFGQGVVFLGLLFHAACVILRGLSAHRFPWGNLYEYVALVSLVAMIVATVVLTKRENRIMWPWVLTPVVALLFYGGMKLYAASAPVVPALQSYWFPIHVSTVSIGAGFGLISGMCSLAYIVRMFQPVGEEHGIVGKIAGPLPSAKRLDRLAYRTAVVAFPIFGLGVIFGAIWAESAWGRFWNWDPKETMSFVTWILYAAYLHARATTGWKDQRAAWINVVAFGIMVFNLFFINLVVSGLHSYAGLN; via the coding sequence ATGCCGGTTAATAAGACTCTCGCCTCGTTTTCGGACTTTTCGTTCAAAGTGGCGTTCGCCGTGTACGTCATCGGGCTGATCGTGATGTTGGCCTACTACGTGCGCGAGCGGATGCTTCAAGAGGCATATGAGGACGCTAGTCGTCGTGAGGAAAGCCAGTCCGGAGGTCAGGGAACCCAGGTCCAGGCCGCCTCGGACAAAGAGCTGGTCGGAGCTAGCGCGACGAAATCCGGCGTTGCGTCGGAGGCATCGGAATCCGGTGTCGCGTCGGTAAGCGTGGGTGCAGGTACTGGCACAGATGATGTTGCCTCCACAACCTCTGCTGATTCGTCGAGTCGCGGAGGTTCTCGGGCCCGCTCATTGTGGGGACGCGTTGCCCACGATCGCCCGGTGATGAGCCAAGCTGAGCTCGACGCTCGTCAAGACAGCGTGGACCGCTTGGGGACGTTCGGCCAGGGTGTCGTTTTCCTCGGACTGCTGTTCCACGCGGCGTGCGTCATTCTGCGTGGGCTGTCGGCACATCGCTTCCCCTGGGGCAATCTATACGAATATGTCGCCCTGGTGTCGCTGGTCGCGATGATCGTCGCCACGGTGGTTCTGACCAAGCGCGAAAACCGCATCATGTGGCCCTGGGTGCTGACTCCCGTGGTCGCGCTGCTGTTCTACGGCGGGATGAAACTGTACGCGGCGTCGGCACCGGTGGTACCCGCGCTGCAGTCATACTGGTTCCCCATTCACGTGTCGACGGTGTCCATCGGTGCTGGTTTCGGGCTGATATCCGGAATGTGTAGCTTGGCGTACATCGTGAGAATGTTTCAGCCGGTGGGGGAAGAGCACGGCATCGTAGGGAAGATCGCGGGGCCGCTGCCGAGTGCTAAGCGGCTCGACCGGCTGGCATACCGCACGGCCGTCGTGGCGTTTCCGATTTTCGGGCTCGGCGTGATTTTTGGTGCGATCTGGGCCGAATCCGCGTGGGGTCGGTTCTGGAACTGGGACCCCAAGGAGACGATGTCTTTCGTGACGTGGATTCTGTACGCAGCTTACCTACACGCTCGAGCCACGACGGGGTGGAAAGACCAGCGAGCAGCATGGATCAACGTGGTTGCCTTCGGGATCATGGTGTTCAACCTGTTCTTCATCAACCTCGTGGTGTCGGGGCTGCACTCGTACGCCGGGTTGAATTAA
- a CDS encoding cytochrome c biogenesis protein ResB, with translation MRTALILLFLLALGAIPGAILPQRSLNQEKVDTYIADNGKLGQIYDKLQLFDVFSSTWFTAIYVLLFISLVGCIIPRTWEHYKAMRSQPVRAPKNLNRLPHYRARTIPASDFSDTDTYARDHITPLFKRWHTRETSANEDRAGQWSFSAERGYAREFCNLVFHIGLTVMLVFIAAGRLMYYEGQVIVIAGNENSQFCNSAVANFDSFRHGALVDGTRLSPYCLQIEDFKADYLSNGQAKMFTSDIRYATKDDVDKPTSEWTKYTLKVNHPLRIAGDRVYLQGHGYAPSFTVKWPDGETRTGEIQWQPTDMTNFLSAGAMRFDPPAGMYPDLQERRKNQLAIQGMYAPTAVFTGENNNVLSASRFPTQDDEAVAIDVFRGDAGLDTGVGQSIFTLDTSLIHQGLLSKIDRVNLRKGEKTTLNDGTEITFNGAKPFVNLQVSHDPTQGYLLGITLIMLAGLVGSVSIKRRRMWVRVTPQDDGTALVETAGLARTDRAGWGREFNKYARAILQEPDDDDEYEDDDED, from the coding sequence ATGCGGACCGCGCTGATTTTGCTATTCCTCCTGGCCCTCGGCGCAATCCCAGGGGCCATCCTCCCACAGCGCTCCCTGAACCAAGAGAAAGTCGACACCTACATCGCCGACAACGGCAAGCTCGGACAGATCTACGACAAGCTCCAGCTTTTCGACGTTTTCTCCTCCACGTGGTTCACCGCCATCTACGTCCTGCTGTTCATATCGCTAGTCGGCTGCATCATCCCCCGCACATGGGAGCACTACAAAGCGATGCGCTCCCAGCCCGTGCGAGCGCCCAAGAACCTCAACCGGCTGCCCCACTACCGCGCCCGCACCATCCCGGCCAGCGACTTTTCCGACACCGACACCTACGCGCGCGATCACATCACCCCGCTGTTCAAGAGATGGCACACGCGTGAAACGTCGGCAAACGAGGACCGCGCCGGGCAATGGTCGTTCAGTGCGGAACGCGGATACGCCCGCGAATTCTGCAACCTCGTGTTTCACATCGGCCTCACCGTCATGCTGGTCTTCATCGCGGCCGGTCGCCTGATGTACTACGAAGGCCAGGTCATCGTCATCGCCGGCAACGAAAACTCGCAGTTCTGCAACTCAGCCGTCGCTAATTTTGACTCGTTCCGACACGGGGCTCTTGTCGACGGAACGCGCCTGTCCCCGTACTGCCTGCAGATCGAGGACTTCAAAGCGGACTACTTGTCCAATGGGCAGGCGAAGATGTTCACCTCCGACATTCGGTATGCGACGAAGGACGACGTCGATAAGCCCACGTCAGAGTGGACAAAGTACACGCTGAAGGTCAATCACCCGCTGCGGATCGCGGGCGACCGCGTGTACCTGCAGGGGCATGGTTATGCGCCCTCGTTTACGGTCAAGTGGCCCGACGGCGAGACGCGCACGGGAGAGATCCAGTGGCAGCCGACCGACATGACGAACTTCCTGTCAGCCGGCGCGATGCGGTTTGATCCGCCCGCCGGGATGTACCCTGACCTGCAAGAACGACGGAAAAACCAGCTGGCGATCCAGGGTATGTACGCGCCGACGGCTGTGTTCACCGGCGAGAACAACAATGTGCTGTCTGCGTCGCGGTTTCCCACCCAGGACGATGAGGCCGTTGCTATCGACGTGTTCCGTGGCGATGCCGGGCTGGATACCGGCGTGGGCCAGAGCATCTTCACCCTGGACACGAGCCTGATTCACCAGGGGCTGTTGTCGAAAATTGATCGCGTGAACCTGCGGAAGGGCGAGAAAACCACCCTCAACGACGGGACGGAAATCACGTTCAACGGCGCGAAGCCCTTCGTGAACCTGCAGGTCAGCCACGATCCGACGCAGGGGTATTTGTTGGGGATCACGCTCATCATGCTTGCCGGGTTGGTGGGGTCCGTGTCGATTAAGCGGCGACGCATGTGGGTGCGCGTCACCCCGCAAGACGACGGCACCGCGCTTGTCGAGACCGCCGGGCTTGCGCGCACCGATAGGGCCGGCTGGGGCCGCGAGTTCAATAAGTACGCGCGGGCAATCCTGCAGGAACCGGACGATGACGATGAATACGAGGACGACGACGAGGATTGA
- a CDS encoding DUF4229 domain-containing protein, which yields MNEDTTQPSEKPTRPWKDILLYGLARLLLFFVLTVVIAYGAYLVGAPMPLMISALLALIVALPLSMFLFKGLRRRVTTEMASWNEQRRAHKEYIKSQLEDRE from the coding sequence GTGAATGAGGACACGACGCAGCCATCCGAAAAACCTACCCGCCCGTGGAAGGATATTCTGCTGTATGGGCTGGCCCGGCTGTTATTGTTCTTCGTCTTGACGGTGGTGATCGCGTACGGCGCTTACCTGGTGGGCGCGCCGATGCCCCTCATGATTAGCGCCCTTCTGGCTCTGATCGTGGCGCTGCCGCTGTCCATGTTCTTGTTTAAGGGGCTGCGTAGGCGCGTGACCACGGAAATGGCCTCGTGGAATGAGCAACGTCGCGCCCACAAGGAATACATCAAGAGTCAGCTCGAAGACCGGGAATAG
- a CDS encoding AMP-binding protein has product MNTRPLVPLPIPANTTVADLYPQLEQALRGEASLLPLPAKDPDRAALLHDVMRAGEPIDATIAFILSTSGSTGVPKGAQLSAAALAASASATEKVLGGPGQWLLALPPDHVAGLQVLLRSLAAGYEPVLMDVTQPFTPSAFIDAIHRMTGPRRYCSLVPTQVRRLIQGLEAEGSEGGTSSAGGTGGYSPATIIEAVRSLDGILVGGAPLSPALRKKCADVGWTIITTYGSSETAGGMVYDGTPLPGTSVKIQPLGTGDEGRVLLGGLTLATGYRNADDLFGSSAQAEPSGEREGKTNPFVDGWFVTDDIGTIRNGKLEILGRYDQAINTGGLKVLPEVVESAARRAGYADCAVLGIPSAEWGESVCLVIERARENTPYFLDREETRQIRKQLDLPSYALPTSIAVVKQIPLRGPGKTDRHALREILSAPQHG; this is encoded by the coding sequence GTGAATACTCGGCCACTGGTACCACTGCCCATCCCAGCAAACACCACAGTTGCCGACCTATATCCCCAGCTAGAACAAGCCCTACGCGGTGAGGCGTCGCTGCTGCCCCTCCCTGCTAAGGACCCTGACCGGGCTGCCCTCCTGCACGACGTCATGCGGGCCGGCGAACCTATCGACGCCACCATCGCATTCATTCTGTCCACGTCAGGATCCACCGGTGTTCCCAAAGGAGCCCAACTCAGCGCAGCTGCCCTCGCCGCGTCGGCGTCGGCAACCGAAAAAGTCCTCGGCGGACCCGGCCAATGGCTACTCGCCCTACCCCCCGACCACGTCGCCGGCTTACAAGTCCTCCTACGGTCCCTAGCAGCGGGCTACGAACCGGTGCTCATGGACGTCACCCAACCATTTACGCCGAGCGCTTTTATCGACGCGATCCACCGAATGACCGGGCCACGACGATACTGCTCTCTTGTTCCGACGCAGGTCAGGCGGCTAATTCAGGGGCTCGAGGCTGAAGGCAGCGAGGGCGGAACGAGCAGCGCTGGTGGCACGGGCGGCTACTCCCCGGCGACGATTATTGAAGCGGTGCGGAGTTTGGACGGCATCCTCGTCGGCGGAGCACCCCTGAGTCCCGCGCTGCGGAAAAAGTGCGCGGATGTGGGGTGGACGATAATCACCACCTACGGATCCTCGGAAACCGCTGGTGGAATGGTGTACGACGGGACGCCTCTGCCGGGTACGTCGGTGAAAATCCAGCCTCTTGGGACTGGTGACGAGGGCCGCGTGCTTCTCGGTGGGCTGACCCTGGCCACGGGGTATCGCAATGCCGACGACCTTTTCGGGTCGTCGGCTCAGGCTGAACCATCGGGCGAGCGTGAAGGGAAGACCAATCCATTTGTCGATGGGTGGTTTGTGACCGATGACATCGGAACCATCCGCAATGGAAAGCTCGAGATTCTGGGCCGGTACGACCAAGCCATCAACACGGGAGGGCTGAAAGTCCTGCCGGAGGTCGTTGAATCCGCAGCTCGGCGGGCGGGTTACGCTGACTGCGCCGTGCTGGGCATCCCCTCGGCGGAATGGGGAGAAAGCGTGTGTTTAGTGATCGAACGAGCGCGGGAGAACACGCCGTACTTCCTCGACCGCGAGGAAACGCGACAAATTAGAAAGCAACTTGACCTTCCCTCCTACGCCCTACCAACCTCGATCGCGGTTGTTAAACAGATTCCACTGCGCGGACCAGGGAAAACGGACCGCCACGCACTGCGGGAGATACTTAGCGCCCCGCAACACGGCTGA
- a CDS encoding dTDP-4-dehydrorhamnose 3,5-epimerase family protein, whose product MTSRLEVQEPDQHATYVATPIPGVFIFYPTVHADQRGSFHEWYKADDFAEALGYPFFPEQANMSVSARGVVRGIHLAEVPPGQAKMVTCPAGALSDIIVDLRKGSSTYGKHIVVPLNQDNHAVVYLPVGIGHGFAAHQDNTVATYLTSTAYDPSREFGVRITDPALGIDCQALLNSDESSDQHSATVDPIFSEKDRIAPLLADVDDRLPTWEDCKHFEDELRNGWALANSEAGVDAD is encoded by the coding sequence ATGACGTCCCGACTCGAAGTTCAGGAACCCGACCAACATGCAACGTACGTCGCCACCCCGATCCCGGGAGTATTCATCTTCTATCCCACTGTTCACGCTGATCAGAGGGGTAGTTTCCATGAGTGGTACAAGGCGGATGACTTCGCCGAGGCCCTCGGCTACCCGTTCTTCCCGGAGCAGGCGAACATGAGCGTGTCCGCCCGCGGCGTCGTACGCGGCATCCACCTGGCCGAGGTTCCCCCAGGTCAGGCGAAGATGGTGACCTGTCCCGCGGGGGCGCTCAGCGACATCATCGTGGACCTGCGCAAGGGCTCCAGCACCTACGGCAAGCACATCGTTGTCCCTCTCAACCAGGACAATCACGCCGTGGTGTACCTCCCTGTGGGCATCGGGCACGGGTTTGCCGCGCACCAGGACAACACGGTCGCCACGTATCTGACTAGTACCGCGTACGACCCGTCGCGCGAGTTCGGTGTGCGGATAACGGACCCTGCCCTCGGCATCGATTGCCAGGCACTGCTTAACTCCGACGAGTCCTCAGATCAGCACTCTGCCACGGTCGATCCGATTTTTTCAGAGAAGGATCGCATAGCTCCTCTTCTTGCCGACGTTGACGACCGGCTCCCCACCTGGGAGGACTGTAAACATTTCGAAGATGAATTACGCAACGGGTGGGCGTTAGCGAACAGCGAAGCCGGCGTCGACGCGGATTAA
- a CDS encoding inorganic phosphate transporter, which translates to MTELIILVIVIATALAFDFTNGFHDTANAMATSIATGALTPKVAVTLSAILNLIGAFLSVEVAKTVGKGIVNLDQFDLSSETDAHKLLLVVFAGLIGGIVWNLLTWLLGIPSSSSHALFGGLIGAAFVSLGIGGVAWTNILGKIIIPALAAPFVAGVVSACGTWLIYRITDSVEEHNKNDHFRIGQIATASLVSLAHGTGDAQKTMGVIFLALVAYGEIDADTHMPLWIIAACASAIALGTYTGGWRVIRTLGKGLVEIDSPQGMAAEASSAAIILTSSHAGMALSTTHVATGSILGTGLGRRGAEVRWGVAGRMATAWVITLPCAAIVGALTWLVAHLVGLATTDFIGVVTAFAILMTLAGYIYYQSRKNKVSAHNVNAEWDEHSNSVIPAEERKVAR; encoded by the coding sequence GTGACCGAACTGATCATCCTCGTCATAGTGATCGCTACCGCGCTCGCGTTCGACTTCACAAATGGTTTTCACGACACCGCAAACGCAATGGCGACGTCCATTGCTACCGGCGCTCTCACACCAAAAGTCGCAGTCACATTGTCGGCGATCCTTAACCTCATCGGCGCATTCCTATCCGTCGAGGTGGCAAAAACTGTCGGTAAAGGGATCGTTAATCTCGATCAGTTCGATCTGAGCAGCGAAACCGACGCGCACAAACTTCTTCTCGTCGTCTTCGCAGGGCTTATCGGCGGCATCGTCTGGAACCTGCTCACCTGGCTCCTCGGGATCCCCTCTAGCTCCTCTCACGCCCTCTTCGGCGGGTTGATCGGCGCCGCGTTCGTCTCCCTGGGAATTGGTGGCGTGGCCTGGACAAACATCCTCGGCAAGATCATCATTCCAGCCTTGGCCGCGCCCTTCGTCGCCGGCGTGGTGTCCGCGTGCGGTACCTGGTTGATCTACCGCATCACCGATAGCGTCGAGGAACACAACAAGAACGACCACTTCCGCATCGGGCAGATCGCTACAGCCTCACTTGTCTCGCTTGCCCACGGCACCGGTGACGCGCAGAAAACGATGGGCGTCATCTTCCTGGCACTCGTCGCATACGGCGAAATCGACGCCGACACCCACATGCCTCTGTGGATCATCGCGGCATGTGCCTCCGCCATCGCGTTGGGCACCTACACCGGTGGGTGGCGCGTGATCCGCACCCTGGGCAAAGGGCTCGTCGAAATCGACTCCCCTCAGGGCATGGCGGCAGAAGCCTCCTCAGCTGCAATTATCCTCACCTCGTCGCACGCCGGTATGGCCTTGTCGACGACGCACGTCGCGACCGGATCGATCCTGGGCACCGGCCTGGGACGTCGAGGCGCGGAAGTGCGCTGGGGAGTTGCCGGCCGCATGGCGACCGCCTGGGTGATCACACTCCCCTGCGCGGCTATCGTCGGTGCCCTGACCTGGTTGGTTGCCCACCTTGTTGGGCTGGCCACCACGGACTTCATCGGCGTTGTGACGGCCTTCGCCATCCTGATGACCTTAGCTGGCTACATCTATTACCAGTCCCGCAAGAACAAAGTGTCCGCCCACAATGTCAACGCAGAGTGGGACGAGCACTCCAACTCCGTTATTCCCGCTGAAGAGCGAAAGGTGGCCCGGTAA
- a CDS encoding dicarboxylate/amino acid:cation symporter — MPKSVPPEQPANEPPMEGSAAHSSRPANTAQSSATTGAPHGETSETNGTSATKGTNKTDKAAAAKASTPEDATTHPKKSIGQHIRGNLLWQIIIAIIAGIGCSLFFPDWLARVFVTYNSLFSNFLSFFIPVLIFALITPAISGLGRGAGKWLAITTGVAYGSTIFSGLIAFGTASIVYPWLLKGDDLFKAKTVDDGALKPFFEIEMKPPFEVMTALLLAFTIGVAMTAVKSDTLYAGAKDLERVIMRVISKFVIPLLPPFIFGMFLSMGMNGNLTNTLVSFAKVIVLAILMTGILLVLQFSVTGGIAKVNPWRAFKNMIPAYLTALGTSSSAATIPVTYECSKKNGVDPTVAGFTVPLCATIHLAGSMMKISLFAFAIVQMADIDTTPAKMIGFVLMLGITMIAAPGVPGGAIMAASGLLSSMLGFSDSEVAIMIAAYIAIDSFGTACNVTGDGAIALIINRMVGDKGISRKELEDTPTYEDAIAEAEAREAAMQ; from the coding sequence ATGCCCAAGTCGGTCCCACCTGAGCAGCCAGCGAACGAACCCCCTATGGAGGGATCGGCGGCACATAGTTCCCGCCCGGCCAACACAGCTCAATCATCTGCGACAACGGGCGCGCCGCACGGCGAAACCAGCGAAACCAACGGGACCAGCGCGACTAAGGGGACCAACAAGACCGATAAAGCAGCGGCCGCCAAGGCCAGCACCCCAGAGGACGCCACCACCCACCCCAAAAAGTCCATCGGCCAGCACATCCGCGGCAACCTTTTGTGGCAGATCATCATCGCCATCATCGCCGGCATCGGCTGTTCGCTGTTCTTCCCGGATTGGCTCGCCCGCGTGTTCGTCACGTACAACAGCCTGTTCAGCAACTTCCTGAGCTTCTTCATCCCGGTGCTCATCTTCGCGCTAATCACGCCGGCAATCTCCGGCCTGGGCCGCGGCGCCGGCAAGTGGTTAGCAATTACAACGGGCGTCGCGTACGGCTCGACCATCTTCTCGGGCCTGATCGCCTTTGGTACGGCGTCGATAGTGTATCCGTGGTTGCTGAAAGGCGACGATCTTTTCAAGGCAAAAACTGTCGACGACGGCGCGCTCAAGCCGTTCTTCGAGATTGAGATGAAGCCGCCGTTCGAGGTGATGACGGCCCTTCTGCTGGCGTTCACCATCGGCGTGGCCATGACCGCGGTGAAGAGCGACACGCTGTACGCGGGCGCGAAGGACCTCGAGCGCGTGATCATGCGCGTGATCAGTAAGTTCGTGATCCCGCTCCTGCCGCCGTTCATTTTCGGCATGTTCTTGTCGATGGGCATGAACGGCAATTTGACGAACACGCTGGTGTCGTTCGCGAAGGTCATCGTGCTGGCCATCCTCATGACGGGCATCCTCCTGGTGCTGCAGTTTTCGGTGACCGGGGGGATCGCGAAGGTCAACCCGTGGCGCGCGTTCAAGAACATGATCCCGGCGTACCTCACCGCGCTGGGGACGTCCTCGTCGGCCGCGACCATCCCGGTCACGTACGAGTGCTCGAAGAAGAATGGGGTCGATCCGACGGTCGCTGGGTTCACGGTGCCGTTGTGTGCGACGATTCACCTGGCCGGGTCGATGATGAAGATTTCGCTGTTCGCGTTCGCGATTGTGCAGATGGCGGACATCGACACGACGCCGGCGAAGATGATTGGCTTCGTGCTGATGCTGGGCATCACGATGATCGCCGCGCCGGGCGTGCCGGGTGGCGCGATCATGGCGGCGTCGGGGTTGCTCTCGTCGATGCTGGGCTTTTCGGATTCTGAGGTTGCGATCATGATCGCGGCGTATATCGCGATCGACTCGTTTGGCACGGCGTGCAACGTTACTGGCGACGGTGCCATCGCTCTGATTATCAACCGCATGGTGGGGGATAAGGGCATTAGCCGCAAGGAGCTCGAGGACACGCCGACGTATGAGGACGCGATTGCGGAAGCGGAGGCCCGCGAAGCTGCGATGCAGTAG